The Methanofollis sp. UBA420 genome contains a region encoding:
- a CDS encoding acylphosphatase produces the protein MKTVRMVVSGKVQHVGFRACTKRIAVSLGVGGVVKNLPDGTVEITASGDPVILDKFVAMLYACPRVVVREVEVTALPFHEFPDFCILREIRQ, from the coding sequence ATGAAGACGGTCCGGATGGTCGTCTCGGGAAAAGTCCAGCATGTGGGGTTCCGGGCCTGCACAAAGAGGATCGCTGTCAGCCTCGGTGTCGGCGGCGTGGTGAAGAACCTCCCCGACGGCACGGTCGAGATCACCGCCTCCGGCGACCCGGTGATCCTGGACAAGTTCGTCGCCATGCTCTATGCCTGCCCCCGCGTCGTGGTCAGGGAGGTCGAGGTGACGGCCCTGCCCTTTCATGAATTCCCCGACTTCTGCATCCTGCGCGAGATCCGTCAATAA
- the cas1 gene encoding CRISPR-associated endonuclease Cas1 encodes MPHLIISAGILTMERAGRWVTVAGSGAHVRASRNTLTVRRMNTVQEYDLQNVGHLIVVGGHTIHTSAVISLRRAGVPISFFDADGLPAGQVLPSGYDAGERVREAQKKMFGHTYALTFARKVADARILAIERMGNSSGWSFLYEGELEFFHRNRDELPYLIKMDELRRVSRLIADTYYEVMARTLPHEPGFRRRTARPHPDPVNAMLSLGYAMLYGIAQCAALAAGLDPDAGALHEGNGSLVNDLIDGFKPAMVDETVFTLVRAGLDAGDYETGTGRCILSDALVGRLLPALHASIQDEPIVSVARDLSTSLISGKEFSPVY; translated from the coding sequence ATGCCACATCTGATCATCAGTGCCGGGATTTTAACCATGGAAAGGGCAGGACGATGGGTGACGGTCGCAGGTTCGGGAGCGCACGTCAGGGCAAGCCGCAACACCCTGACAGTGCGGAGAATGAACACGGTACAGGAGTATGACCTCCAGAATGTCGGCCACCTCATCGTCGTCGGCGGCCACACCATCCACACATCGGCCGTGATCTCCCTCAGGCGCGCCGGCGTGCCCATCTCTTTCTTCGACGCCGACGGCCTTCCTGCCGGCCAGGTCCTTCCCTCCGGGTACGATGCAGGGGAGAGAGTGAGAGAAGCCCAGAAAAAAATGTTTGGGCACACCTATGCCCTGACCTTTGCACGGAAAGTGGCCGACGCTCGTATCCTCGCGATCGAACGCATGGGAAACTCATCCGGCTGGTCTTTTCTCTATGAAGGGGAACTTGAGTTCTTCCACAGGAACAGGGATGAACTCCCGTACCTCATCAAAATGGACGAACTCAGGCGGGTCAGCAGACTGATCGCCGACACCTATTATGAAGTGATGGCGAGGACCCTCCCGCACGAACCCGGCTTCAGGCGGCGGACTGCGCGGCCTCACCCCGACCCCGTCAACGCGATGCTCTCTCTCGGCTATGCGATGCTGTACGGGATCGCACAGTGTGCGGCCCTTGCCGCCGGCCTCGACCCGGACGCCGGCGCCCTCCACGAGGGGAACGGTTCTCTCGTCAACGACCTGATCGACGGCTTCAAGCCCGCTATGGTGGACGAGACCGTCTTTACCCTGGTGCGTGCCGGCCTTGACGCAGGCGACTATGAGACCGGGACAGGGCGGTGCATCCTCTCCGACGCCCTTGTCGGCCGCCTGCTCCCGGCGCTCCATGCAAGCATTCAGGACGAACCGATCGTGTCTGTCGCACGAGACCTGTCCACATCCCTGATCTCGGGAAAAGAGTTCTCACCTGTTTATTGA